CCCACGTTAGATCCTCCGCTACGCCGTTTACTTTTTCAAGCGCCTGATAAATTGGAACCGCCCCTACAGGCACAGGGCAATTGCGGATAATCCATTCACGCGTCGTATGAATATCTTTTCCGGTAGATAGATCCATCATCGTATCCGCTCCCCAGCGGATAGCCCACGTCATTTTTTCCACTTCTTCTTCAATGGATGACGTAACCGCCGAATTCCCAATATTCGCATTAATCTTCACATGAAAATTCCGGCCGATAATCATCGGTTCACTCTCAGGATGATTAATATTTGAAGGAATGATCGCCCGGCCGCTTGCTACCTCATCTCTGACAAATTCGGGAGACACATGCTCGCGGATTGCGATAAACTCCATCTCAGGTGTAATGATTCCTTTTTTGGCATAGTGCATTTGCGTGACGTTTTGGCCCGCTTTCGCCCGCAGCGGTTTCCGCTTTAGTCCCGGGTAGCTTACGTTTGGATTTGCTTTTTTATAACCGTTATCTTCTGGTTTGACATCCCGTCCTTCATATTCTTCAACATCGCCGCGCTCCGTGATCCATTTTTGGCGAAGCGGCCTTAATCCTTCTTGAATATGAATGGCCACCTCAGGGTCCGTATACGGTCCGCTTGTATCATAGACACGAACAGGCGCGTTTTCTTCTTCGCCGAACGCTCCTGTCGTCGGACTTAAGGCAATTTCCCTCATTGGCACTTGGATGTCCGCAGAGGAACCCTCCACGTATACTTTCTTGCTCCCTGAAAAACTCGACATAATCGAAATGTTGGCTTGCTGCACTGAATCGTTTTGCATCACTGATCCTTCCCCTCTCTTCGTTTGAAAGGACAAAATCAAGCTCATTACCAGCACAAAAAACCGGATTCAAAGAATGAACCCGGTTACAGTCAGAAAGAAACATATTATCGCCCAGGACGGCAATAATAAAAACAATTTCTCTACTTCCCCACGCTGGTACGAACCAGATCAGGTCCAAAGGGTTAAGAAGCTTACCTTCTCTCTCAGCCCGAAAACGGGCACCCCCAGTAACTATTAATTTCGCACTCATCTTAACATAAAACCAACCCGAAAAAAAAGAGAAATATAGATCATATTCAGCTAATTCACCCCAGATATTTTACCGGCAGCCGGGTTTCAAAGATTTCATGTTCAACCACCGTCACCCGATATGCCTTTGCACCCGGCCTTGAGCTCACTGTCTGAAACAGCTGATCATTTATAAAATGGAGAGCCGCTCCATCATCCGCCGCATAACCATCACCCAAGAAACCATTACATATCAGCTGATGGAATATCGGCCGCCGCTCCTTCTCACTGTCATAATGAGGACAAAAGCTTCCATGCAAAAAGCCTAAACTTTTCATACTTGTCAGCGGCCCGGCTGAATCCGTCACCCCTTCTTCAAACCAGCACATCGCACCGGCACTTAATCCAGCTAAAACCACACCGCTCTTCCACGCCTCTCTGAGAATAAGATCCAACCCCCACTCCTTCCATAGCACAAGCATATTCCGCGTATTTCCCCCGCCAACATAGATCACGTCCTGTTCCATAACAAAAGAAAGTATATCTGTTGACAGCGGCTTACATAAGGATAAATGAGACGGTACACAGTCCATTGTTTGAAATGCATGATAAAACCGCTGGACATAGTTTTGTGAATCACCGCTCGCCGTCGGCAAAAAACAAATGCGAGGTGACTTCCGTTTCGTTTGATTGATGATATATTGATCGAGAGACAAATTGTCCGGTTCCATCGAAAAACCCCCGCCGCCCATCGCAATAATCTGTTTCATCATCCCACCCCCGACAAAACTTGTTATTCATTATGGCATGACAAGGCTACATATTTTCTTACCCAGGACGACCTAGAAAATAAATCTTCTGAAGAACGGGGAGATAAAGCCTTTGAACGAGGTCTCAGCCCAATTTTTAATTTCAGTCACATTTAGAAAACGCAATCCCTAACCTTAGAACAGCGCTGCACGATCAATTCGTTACAGTTCTAGATAAAAATATATCTGTATCACAAAAAAGACGGGACCTCATCTTTCAGATCCCGCCTCTCCCTTTTATTGCTCCACTCTTCGTAAAGCCTCATTTACCGTTTCTTTGATAAACACATCTTCACCGCTTAATCGATCTAAACTGAGATCGCCGTTTCTCAGCCTTTCGGAAATATGGTTTATATCCTCTTCTACCGTGATTTGCAGCTCACCGGCCAAAAACATTCTGTGTAATTCATCAGCAACCATACTTTCTTTGTTCATTCCAATCCGCTCCTTTGCTTTCAATATTATTCTTAGTCTGTCCCTAGGCAGGACAAATAATAGGAAAAAAGTATGAATCAAACGAATCTTTTTTCCTTCTTCTTACGTATATCTGTTGAGAAAAAGAAAAAGGGGAAGATCTAACATGTCATTTTTCAAGAAGCTTGCAGCAAGTGCCGGAATCGGTGCTGCAAAAGTAGATACAATTTTAGAGCAAGACGCCTATTATCCAGGAGAAAAAGTACGGGGAACTGTTCATGTCAAAGGCGGAAAAATCGCTCAGGACATCCGCTTTATTGACGTACAGCTTAATACACGGTACGTCATTGTAAAAGATGATGAAGAGCATCGAAAATACGCTACAATTC
The Bacillus vallismortis genome window above contains:
- a CDS encoding Type 1 glutamine amidotransferase-like domain-containing protein, whose amino-acid sequence is MKQIIAMGGGGFSMEPDNLSLDQYIINQTKRKSPRICFLPTASGDSQNYVQRFYHAFQTMDCVPSHLSLCKPLSTDILSFVMEQDVIYVGGGNTRNMLVLWKEWGLDLILREAWKSGVVLAGLSAGAMCWFEEGVTDSAGPLTSMKSLGFLHGSFCPHYDSEKERRPIFHQLICNGFLGDGYAADDGAALHFINDQLFQTVSSRPGAKAYRVTVVEHEIFETRLPVKYLG